From one Melioribacteraceae bacterium genomic stretch:
- a CDS encoding TonB-dependent receptor: MKRFVIPFFLSALFTYNIAQVVTIIDKDTDHPLELVNISSESPKTFTVTNASGKADLSKFNRSEVIAFQMLGYKTERFTFSEIEELEFLIRLEATNISLDQIVVSATKWNQLNRENPTKVSMVTPKDLALQNPQTAADLLNISGEVFIQKSQQGGGSPLIRGFATNRLLIAVDGIRMNTAIFRSGNLQNVISLDPFSIERAEVMFGPGSILYGSDAIGGVMSFYTLNPQFSLNESIFIKGNSSVRHSTANNEFTGHIDINLGWKDFALITSITHTDYGDLKMGSVGPEEYLKPFYVQRIDGEDKVFENEDPELQTPTGYSQINLMQKLRYKPNENWNLSYGFHYSTTSNYGRYDRLIRTRNGLPRSAEWYYGPQKWMMNNLEITNQYNNSVYDDMTIRLAHQFFEESRVDRDFNDETRRNRIEKVNAYSINFDFNKSFDQKHNIIYGLEFVYNDVASTGTDENILTRDILPGPLRYPQSNWSSYAAYLTYQFKMSQNLLLQTGARYNYFNINAEFDKTFYPFPFTKTELNNGALTGSIGLVYTQEKSWSIGLNLSSGFRSPNIDDMGKVFDSEPGSVVIPNPNLKAEYAYNAELGIAKVFNDFMKIDLTGYYTFLDDAMVRRNYSLNGLDSLIYSGELSQIQAIQNAASAYVWGIQTGVELKLPAGFGFSTRFNYQKGEEELDDGSKSPLRHAGPWFGSTHLTFSAQRLKMDLYVVYNGEVSCDNLAEEERGKTYLYAVDENGNPYSPSWYTLNLKMSYQLSDLLLISGGIENITDQRYRPYSSGIAAPGRNFIISLRAGF, from the coding sequence ATGAAGAGATTTGTTATACCGTTCTTTTTATCGGCATTATTTACATATAATATTGCACAAGTAGTAACTATAATTGATAAAGATACCGATCACCCGCTTGAACTTGTAAATATTTCGAGTGAAAGTCCTAAGACTTTTACCGTAACTAATGCATCCGGGAAAGCAGATCTATCTAAATTTAATAGATCGGAAGTTATCGCATTTCAAATGCTGGGATATAAAACAGAGCGTTTTACTTTTTCTGAAATTGAAGAACTTGAATTTTTAATACGTTTAGAAGCAACAAATATCTCGTTGGATCAAATAGTTGTTTCTGCAACTAAATGGAATCAACTTAATAGAGAAAATCCCACAAAAGTTTCAATGGTAACTCCTAAGGATTTAGCTTTGCAAAATCCGCAAACAGCCGCCGATTTGTTGAACATCTCCGGTGAAGTTTTCATTCAGAAAAGTCAGCAAGGCGGCGGTAGTCCACTGATCCGCGGCTTTGCAACAAACCGTTTATTAATTGCAGTCGATGGAATACGAATGAACACTGCAATATTCCGAAGCGGAAATTTACAAAATGTAATTTCACTTGATCCGTTTTCAATTGAAAGAGCCGAAGTCATGTTCGGTCCCGGTTCTATTTTATACGGTAGCGATGCAATCGGCGGTGTAATGAGTTTCTACACTTTGAATCCTCAGTTTTCATTAAATGAATCAATTTTTATTAAGGGAAATTCATCCGTGCGTCACTCGACTGCTAACAATGAATTTACAGGTCACATTGATATAAATCTCGGCTGGAAAGATTTTGCACTGATTACAAGCATAACACACACCGATTACGGTGATTTGAAAATGGGTTCTGTCGGACCCGAAGAATATCTTAAGCCGTTTTATGTACAACGAATCGATGGCGAAGACAAAGTTTTCGAAAATGAAGATCCCGAATTACAAACACCAACCGGTTATTCACAAATTAACTTAATGCAAAAGCTAAGATACAAACCTAATGAAAATTGGAACTTGAGTTACGGTTTCCATTATTCGACAACATCTAACTATGGTCGTTATGACAGATTAATTAGAACAAGAAACGGTTTGCCGAGAAGTGCCGAATGGTATTACGGTCCACAAAAATGGATGATGAATAATTTGGAAATTACAAATCAATACAATAATTCGGTTTATGATGATATGACAATTCGGTTGGCTCATCAATTTTTTGAAGAAAGCAGAGTCGACAGAGATTTTAACGATGAGACAAGAAGAAACAGAATCGAAAAAGTAAATGCATACTCAATTAACTTTGATTTCAATAAATCGTTTGATCAAAAGCATAATATTATTTATGGATTAGAATTTGTTTACAATGATGTAGCTTCAACCGGAACTGATGAAAATATTTTAACAAGAGATATTCTTCCCGGACCTTTAAGATATCCGCAATCAAACTGGTCATCCTATGCCGCTTACTTAACTTATCAATTTAAGATGAGTCAAAATTTACTTTTACAAACCGGTGCGCGGTACAATTATTTTAATATAAATGCCGAGTTCGATAAAACATTTTATCCTTTTCCATTTACAAAAACTGAATTAAACAATGGCGCATTAACGGGAAGTATCGGTTTGGTTTATACGCAGGAGAAATCCTGGTCAATTGGATTAAATCTTTCCAGCGGATTCCGTTCACCAAACATAGACGACATGGGAAAAGTTTTCGATTCCGAACCGGGCAGTGTTGTTATCCCGAACCCGAATCTTAAAGCCGAATATGCATATAACGCTGAGCTTGGTATAGCTAAAGTCTTTAACGATTTTATGAAAATTGATTTAACCGGTTATTATACTTTTCTTGATGATGCAATGGTAAGAAGAAATTATTCTTTAAACGGTTTAGATAGTTTAATCTATTCCGGTGAACTCAGTCAAATTCAAGCTATACAAAATGCTGCAAGCGCTTATGTTTGGGGAATTCAAACAGGCGTGGAATTAAAACTTCCGGCGGGATTCGGATTTTCAACTCGTTTCAATTATCAAAAAGGTGAGGAAGAACTTGACGACGGAAGTAAAAGTCCGCTTAGACATGCGGGTCCTTGGTTCGGCTCGACTCACTTAACATTTTCCGCACAAAGATTAAAAATGGATTTATACGTAGTTTACAACGGTGAAGTTAGTTGTGATAATCTTGCTGAAGAAGAAAGAGGGAAAACTTATCTTTATGCGGTAGACGAAAACGGAAATCCATATTCGCCAAGCTGGTACACGCTTAACTTAAAAATGAGTTACCAATTAAGTGATTTGCTATTGATTAGTGGCGGTATAGAAAATATAACCGATCAAAGATACAGACCATATAGCTCCGGAATTGCCGCGCCGGGAAGAAATTTTATTATATCTTTGAGAGCTGGTTTTTAG
- a CDS encoding ATP-grasp domain-containing protein, with protein sequence MILLDKPYVSKFLEETILKNNYPTLASTPVSDLNLLNEIKFIGSEDASRELNTEKFPLVYTNSENSIDWVEKNLANTNLPDIINLFKDKVRFRRSIQQLYPDYFFQEVKINNLKNLDISSIPFPIILKPAVGFFSMGVYKILSVNDWRQKINSIESEIEHVKHLYPLSVLNTGNFIIEKYIDGEEFAFDAYFNEFGEPVVLNIFHHLFSHSEDVGDRVYLSSPQIIKEKLEPFTNFLFELTKFSELKNFPLHIEVRVTEDNRIFPIEINPMRFGGWCTTADSTYFSYEINSIEYFFEQKKPDWDKILTGKEDKLYSIIVLDNSTGYKPHHIKSFDYDKLLSKFNNILEFRKMDIVKTNVFGFIFCETDKSNFIEIEQILKSDLREYIEI encoded by the coding sequence ATGATATTGCTTGACAAACCTTATGTATCCAAATTTTTAGAAGAAACAATTCTCAAAAATAATTATCCAACTTTAGCTTCAACTCCGGTGAGTGATTTGAATTTATTGAATGAGATTAAATTCATTGGAAGTGAAGATGCGAGTAGAGAGTTAAACACAGAGAAATTTCCTTTAGTATACACTAATTCTGAAAATTCAATTGACTGGGTTGAAAAGAATTTAGCAAACACTAATCTGCCTGATATAATTAATTTGTTCAAAGACAAAGTTCGTTTTCGTCGTTCAATTCAACAATTGTATCCGGATTATTTTTTTCAAGAAGTAAAAATTAATAATCTTAAAAATCTTGACATCTCATCAATTCCATTTCCCATCATATTAAAGCCTGCAGTTGGATTCTTTAGTATGGGTGTTTATAAAATTCTATCCGTTAATGATTGGCGACAAAAAATTAATTCCATTGAAAGTGAAATCGAACACGTTAAACATTTGTATCCTTTATCTGTTTTAAACACCGGGAATTTCATTATTGAGAAATACATCGATGGTGAAGAATTCGCTTTCGATGCTTACTTTAACGAATTTGGTGAACCAGTAGTTTTAAATATATTCCATCATCTCTTCTCTCATTCGGAAGATGTGGGAGATAGGGTTTATCTTTCTTCACCTCAAATCATAAAAGAGAAACTAGAGCCGTTCACTAATTTTTTATTTGAGCTTACCAAATTTTCCGAATTAAAAAATTTTCCTTTGCATATTGAAGTTAGAGTAACCGAGGATAATAGAATATTTCCCATTGAAATTAATCCAATGAGATTTGGAGGCTGGTGCACAACTGCTGATTCAACATATTTTTCATACGAAATAAATTCTATTGAATATTTTTTTGAACAAAAGAAACCGGATTGGGATAAGATTCTTACTGGGAAAGAAGATAAGCTATATAGTATAATTGTCTTGGATAATTCAACGGGTTATAAACCACATCATATTAAATCATTCGATTACGATAAACTGCTAAGTAAGTTTAATAACATTCTTGAATTCAGAAAAATGGACATCGTAAAAACAAATGTGTTTGGATTTATTTTCTGTGAAACTGATAAATCTAATTTTATAGAAATTGAACAAATCTTAAAGTCGGATTTAAGAGAATATATTGAAATATAA
- the rsgA gene encoding ribosome small subunit-dependent GTPase A: MTSLKNLGWDEFFQSQLNKNETLIPGRVSTENKTNYFVHTEFGEIIAEVSGKLFFSTESKSELPKTGDWVLLDYFEDEKKGIIQKVLERKTKLSRKAAGSKTEEQVFAANVDYVMIVHPIDESFNYNKLDRQLVVAYQSKAEPIVVLSKSDLCENIDDILQSINDNHNVQLIPTSTVTNDGINELKETIGLGKTYVLIGSSGVGKSTLINKLFGKDIFKTQEVRSIDNKGKHTTTHRELIVLPTGGILIDNPGIRELQLWNSEDGLSQTFGEFSDYEDQCKYKDCTHTVENGCAVLLALENGEISQKRYENYLKMRKELEYLETKQNDSAAMNKKNKWKNISKEIKRYYKNVKDKGQ; the protein is encoded by the coding sequence ATGACATCACTAAAAAATTTAGGCTGGGATGAATTCTTTCAATCTCAACTCAATAAAAACGAAACATTAATCCCCGGTAGAGTTTCTACCGAGAATAAAACTAATTACTTTGTTCATACCGAGTTCGGTGAAATTATTGCTGAAGTTTCCGGTAAACTGTTCTTTTCTACCGAATCAAAAAGTGAATTGCCCAAAACGGGTGATTGGGTTTTGCTTGATTATTTTGAAGACGAGAAAAAAGGTATAATTCAAAAAGTACTTGAACGGAAAACAAAACTGTCGCGCAAAGCTGCCGGAAGTAAAACCGAAGAACAAGTGTTTGCAGCAAATGTTGATTACGTAATGATCGTTCATCCAATTGACGAAAGTTTTAATTACAACAAGCTTGATAGACAGCTTGTCGTGGCTTATCAAAGTAAAGCAGAACCTATTGTTGTTTTGAGCAAATCGGATTTGTGCGAAAACATTGATGATATTTTACAATCGATTAATGATAATCATAATGTTCAACTTATTCCGACAAGCACGGTTACAAATGATGGAATAAATGAACTTAAAGAGACTATCGGACTAGGAAAAACATATGTATTAATCGGGTCGTCGGGTGTCGGCAAATCGACATTGATTAACAAACTTTTCGGAAAAGATATTTTTAAAACTCAGGAAGTTCGTTCTATTGACAATAAAGGAAAACATACAACGACTCATCGTGAATTAATTGTTTTACCAACAGGCGGAATATTAATTGATAATCCGGGAATTAGAGAATTACAATTATGGAATTCCGAAGATGGACTAAGTCAAACTTTCGGTGAGTTTTCCGATTACGAAGACCAATGTAAATATAAAGACTGTACTCACACAGTAGAAAATGGTTGTGCTGTTTTACTTGCACTAGAGAATGGTGAAATTTCTCAAAAACGGTATGAGAATTATTTAAAGATGCGCAAAGAATTAGAATATCTTGAAACCAAACAAAACGATTCAGCAGCGATGAATAAGAAGAACAAATGGAAAAATATCAGTAAGGAAATAAAAAGATATTACAAAAATGTGAAAGATAAAGGTCAATAA
- a CDS encoding M20/M25/M40 family metallo-hydrolase, translated as MTTITIKKTVLILLFSLLVFSQDHNFTLVKIDLADQAKLNYVESLNLPIYLQSQNDLITLVNDDKRNKLKAFDVRFVELDKTDSDNSYSLVVWKKNSAKRSLTNVVYETIEHSIVKDVPQSFLGIKGIRVINFDSQLPIYRNEKTIYNKANNEYLDQIIQPIVNSIDSNQVRYYIQSLEDFGTRFLGHPIRFEVADWIKNQFLAMGFEEVKLDTFYSRNGMLQTNVVATLPAQNETDEVIIFAGHHDSITYEIMEGDSTLPAPGADDNASGTTAVLETARTFMLNNFKPKVNIRFVTFAAEEHGPAGSGGEFEAQKSVDNNVNVRLMVNHDMIAYNPPEKQYVDVYVHPYRATEAYTDIALDNVNKYSGVIGTRGLLNKQTSDSYCFYERGIRAIYFEETTQIPTIHTDEDLLIYCDVGYAAEVIKGSAASLAHISLLPRMIDGLEVVDKGNGTSLLVKWNEYLEQDFDMFKIYVGTESGNYYTSYAITENQILLENLIEGELYFVGVSVVDKYGLESPLLERSNIPRSLPREPEVLYVEPNWFAINLAWNQNSEDDLLGYNIYRTAENEAEFVKLNGEVLITSDYIDNTVQSGVYYQYLIKAVDTDGNESISENIYTARAVTLDQGILLVDETADGNGGLFSPTDQMVDDFYKELLNSFSFQEFDLQTLGKVNLSDLGAYSTIIWYGDDKTDQNAKSFTQEISKYLNFGGNFIYSGYRPSKTFESITATSASFEQGDFLYDYFKVDSIGYSLLSRFRYAQSELTGYPGLSTDQLKTDINSQFHLAGIEVISPNSESESFYLFGSDYDDSTPQGSYNNKPVGVKYLSQNFNTVVFSFPLYYMEQESVKNLITKILTDDFSETTDINDEHEQIKYSFNLEQNYPNPFNPTTKIKFTLPTVGTTHELFLQTQLVVYDILGREIKTILNKPMRGGTYEIEFDAGSLSSGVYFYALSYGNNIKTRKMILLR; from the coding sequence ATGACAACAATTACGATTAAAAAAACAGTTTTGATTTTATTGTTTTCCTTACTCGTATTTTCTCAAGATCATAACTTCACGTTGGTTAAAATCGATTTGGCAGATCAAGCAAAATTAAATTATGTCGAATCACTCAATCTTCCCATTTATTTACAATCACAAAATGATCTTATTACGCTGGTTAATGATGATAAGAGAAATAAGTTGAAAGCTTTTGATGTTAGGTTTGTTGAATTGGACAAAACGGATTCGGACAATTCATACAGCTTAGTTGTTTGGAAAAAAAATTCTGCAAAAAGATCATTGACGAATGTTGTTTACGAAACCATCGAACACTCTATTGTAAAAGATGTACCGCAATCATTCCTGGGAATAAAAGGAATTAGAGTTATTAATTTTGATTCGCAGCTTCCGATTTATAGAAATGAAAAAACAATTTACAACAAGGCAAATAACGAATATCTTGATCAAATTATTCAACCGATTGTTAATTCTATCGATTCAAATCAAGTTAGATACTATATACAAAGTCTTGAAGATTTTGGTACAAGATTCTTGGGTCATCCAATAAGATTTGAAGTTGCTGATTGGATAAAAAATCAATTTTTAGCAATGGGTTTTGAAGAAGTAAAACTCGACACATTTTATTCACGTAACGGAATGCTTCAAACAAATGTTGTAGCAACTCTTCCGGCGCAGAATGAAACCGATGAAGTAATAATATTCGCAGGGCATCACGATTCAATCACTTACGAGATTATGGAAGGCGATTCCACATTACCGGCACCGGGAGCAGATGACAATGCAAGCGGAACAACCGCAGTTCTTGAAACGGCCCGCACATTTATGCTCAATAATTTCAAGCCAAAAGTAAATATAAGATTTGTAACTTTTGCTGCCGAAGAGCATGGGCCAGCTGGAAGCGGTGGTGAATTTGAAGCTCAGAAATCAGTTGATAATAATGTTAATGTCCGGTTAATGGTAAATCACGATATGATTGCCTACAATCCTCCCGAAAAACAATACGTTGATGTTTATGTTCACCCTTACCGTGCCACCGAGGCTTATACCGATATCGCTCTTGATAATGTGAATAAATATTCCGGCGTTATAGGTACCCGGGGATTGCTGAATAAACAAACTTCGGATAGTTACTGTTTCTATGAACGTGGAATTAGAGCAATATATTTTGAAGAAACAACTCAAATCCCTACAATACATACCGATGAAGATTTATTAATTTATTGTGATGTCGGGTATGCTGCAGAAGTAATTAAAGGTTCGGCTGCAAGTTTAGCTCACATAAGTCTATTACCTAGAATGATAGACGGACTTGAAGTTGTTGACAAAGGAAACGGTACTTCATTATTGGTTAAATGGAATGAATATCTTGAACAAGATTTTGATATGTTCAAAATTTATGTCGGGACTGAATCAGGTAATTATTATACTTCTTACGCCATAACCGAAAACCAAATCCTTTTAGAAAACCTAATTGAAGGTGAACTGTATTTTGTTGGGGTTTCCGTGGTTGATAAATATGGTTTGGAGTCTCCTCTGCTCGAAAGATCGAACATCCCGCGGTCACTTCCTCGCGAGCCTGAAGTTTTATATGTTGAACCCAATTGGTTTGCAATAAATTTAGCATGGAATCAAAATTCTGAAGATGATCTTTTGGGATATAATATTTATCGAACAGCAGAAAACGAAGCGGAGTTTGTAAAACTAAATGGTGAAGTGTTAATCACATCCGACTATATTGATAACACCGTTCAAAGCGGAGTTTACTATCAATACTTAATTAAAGCTGTTGATACCGATGGGAATGAAAGTATAAGTGAAAACATTTATACCGCAAGAGCCGTCACCTTAGATCAAGGAATTTTACTTGTTGATGAAACAGCCGACGGAAACGGCGGATTATTTTCCCCAACCGATCAAATGGTTGATGATTTTTATAAAGAGCTTCTAAATAGCTTTTCATTTCAAGAGTTCGACTTGCAAACATTGGGAAAAGTTAATCTATCCGATCTCGGTGCATACTCAACAATTATTTGGTACGGTGATGATAAAACAGATCAAAATGCAAAATCATTTACTCAAGAAATTTCAAAGTACTTAAACTTTGGCGGTAATTTTATCTATTCCGGATATCGCCCTTCCAAAACTTTTGAATCAATTACTGCAACTTCAGCGTCATTTGAGCAAGGTGATTTTTTATATGATTACTTTAAAGTAGATTCGATCGGCTACAGTTTATTATCCAGATTCAGATATGCACAGTCCGAACTTACAGGTTATCCCGGTTTATCAACGGATCAATTAAAAACAGATATTAATTCTCAATTCCATTTAGCCGGTATAGAAGTTATTTCCCCGAATTCAGAAAGTGAATCGTTTTATCTTTTCGGAAGTGATTATGATGATTCAACTCCTCAAGGAAGTTATAATAACAAACCGGTCGGAGTTAAATATCTGTCACAAAATTTTAATACGGTCGTCTTTAGTTTCCCGCTTTATTATATGGAACAAGAATCGGTAAAAAATCTCATAACAAAAATTTTAACTGATGACTTCTCCGAGACTACAGATATTAATGATGAACATGAGCAAATAAAATATTCATTTAATCTTGAGCAGAACTATCCGAATCCGTTTAACCCGACAACCAAAATTAAATTTACTTTACCCACTGTGGGGACAACTCATGAGTTGTTCCTACAAACACAATTAGTTGTTTATGATATTCTTGGCCGAGAAATAAAAACAATATTAAACAAACCTATGCGAGGAGGTACTTACGAAATTGAATTTGATGCCGGAAGTTTATCTAGCGGGGTCTATTTTTATGCTTTGAGTTATGGAAACAACATAAAAACAAGAAAAATGATTTTGCTTCGATAA
- a CDS encoding M56 family metallopeptidase — protein MSFLQNIISENAINAFGWMILHSLWQGALVAIILSLLFLFLNNKSVHLRYLVAVGAILFFTAMTIRTFVDYYNSPIQKIEQNNLVQSNAEEPQTLNSSISTFESEDSFYKQILFTTQLYFNQHLPVIVAIYLMGVLFFSLKLTGGFLYSQRIKHHRTNEPDENLTNIVNRFGKQLNIKQKVKLLESALVKVPLAIGYLKPVILFPIGLLNGMSYTQVEAIIVHELAHIKRADYLVNFLQSILEIIFFYHPAVWWISSRIRDERENICDDISLELVNRPEEFAKALFCLNQYNREDYSLALSAIGNNNHLLRRIKRMTGETKHRTFRSKVYAASLMTLIIISLSIAACSITNGESYYQDRSNIVYEEDNNGDHRYINTDRLDEENQTYIFYKRFRGEKSKWEATIDNGKLVDLYKDGDRVPTDEYYKYEDMILDEVDGITWELEKVHKDLASLKKDLKDIKIDLGENFAEDMKRIAEDIKIEFDSEEFKEQMKQLKEELKYLEKEDFPFNKEEFKREMSQLRDELIDMKFDIDFKWDSEEFKREMKDLSRELANIKVDIDFSGLEESMRELKEEMKDLDIDMTELKAEMKILKEFTSELKDELVSDGVIDSPGKLRRLEFEDDALYVNGKQVPDHLYKKYKEIYKEYYGEYPDGNSFSIHND, from the coding sequence ATGAGTTTCTTGCAAAATATTATTTCAGAAAATGCAATTAACGCTTTTGGATGGATGATCCTCCATTCACTTTGGCAGGGAGCGCTGGTAGCAATTATTTTGTCGCTCTTATTTTTGTTTCTAAATAATAAATCTGTTCATCTAAGATATCTTGTTGCTGTCGGAGCAATTTTATTTTTCACGGCTATGACAATCCGAACGTTTGTCGATTATTATAATAGTCCGATTCAAAAGATTGAACAAAACAATTTGGTTCAGAGTAATGCAGAAGAACCGCAAACTCTCAATTCATCAATAAGCACATTTGAAAGCGAAGATAGTTTTTATAAACAAATTTTGTTTACAACACAGCTTTATTTTAATCAACATTTACCGGTTATTGTTGCGATATATTTAATGGGTGTTTTGTTCTTTTCGTTAAAGCTAACGGGGGGATTTCTTTATTCGCAAAGAATAAAACATCACCGGACAAATGAACCTGACGAAAATTTAACAAATATTGTCAACCGTTTTGGTAAACAACTTAATATAAAACAAAAAGTAAAATTGCTTGAATCTGCTTTAGTTAAAGTCCCGTTAGCAATCGGTTATCTAAAGCCGGTTATACTCTTTCCGATCGGGTTATTAAACGGAATGAGTTATACACAAGTCGAAGCAATAATTGTACACGAGCTTGCACACATTAAAAGAGCAGATTACCTGGTTAACTTTTTGCAATCTATACTTGAGATAATCTTCTTTTATCATCCCGCTGTTTGGTGGATTTCATCACGCATCAGAGACGAAAGAGAAAATATTTGCGATGATATTTCATTAGAACTTGTTAACCGACCGGAGGAATTCGCAAAGGCATTGTTTTGCTTGAATCAGTACAATAGAGAAGACTATTCATTAGCATTGAGCGCAATCGGAAATAACAATCATTTATTAAGGAGAATAAAAAGAATGACGGGGGAAACTAAACATAGAACTTTTAGAAGCAAGGTTTACGCTGCTTCTTTGATGACTCTGATAATAATTTCGTTAAGCATTGCCGCATGCAGCATAACAAACGGCGAAAGTTATTATCAAGATCGATCAAACATTGTTTATGAGGAAGATAACAATGGAGATCATAGATACATTAATACAGATAGATTGGATGAGGAAAACCAAACCTATATTTTTTATAAAAGATTTCGTGGCGAAAAATCAAAGTGGGAAGCCACAATCGACAATGGAAAGCTAGTCGATTTATATAAAGACGGCGATCGAGTTCCGACAGATGAATATTATAAATACGAAGATATGATTCTTGACGAAGTTGACGGCATTACTTGGGAACTTGAAAAAGTTCACAAAGATCTCGCATCATTAAAAAAAGATCTAAAAGATATAAAAATTGATTTAGGTGAAAATTTTGCTGAAGATATGAAACGAATAGCTGAAGACATAAAAATTGAATTCGACAGCGAGGAATTCAAAGAACAAATGAAGCAGTTAAAAGAAGAACTAAAGTACTTAGAAAAGGAAGACTTTCCATTCAACAAAGAAGAATTCAAAAGAGAAATGTCTCAACTTAGAGATGAATTAATCGACATGAAATTTGATATCGACTTCAAATGGGATTCTGAAGAATTTAAAAGAGAGATGAAAGATTTATCAAGAGAGTTAGCAAACATTAAAGTAGATATCGATTTCTCAGGTCTTGAAGAAAGTATGCGTGAACTAAAAGAAGAAATGAAAGATTTGGATATTGATATGACAGAACTCAAAGCCGAAATGAAAATTCTTAAAGAGTTTACATCCGAATTAAAAGATGAACTTGTTTCCGATGGAGTAATAGATAGTCCCGGCAAACTTAGACGATTAGAATTTGAAGACGATGCATTGTATGTAAACGGCAAACAAGTTCCGGATCATCTCTACAAAAAGTATAAAGAGATTTATAAAGAATATTATGGTGAATATCCTGATGGGAACTCTTTCAGTATTCATAACGACTAA
- a CDS encoding BlaI/MecI/CopY family transcriptional regulator, whose protein sequence is MSGNQNIKPTVAELEILQILWEKGEVTVKEVNEEINKRKETGYTTTLKTMQIMFEKGLVERKKDGRSHSYSAAIKKEKTQQVLLDKILETAFGGSASKLVMQALGNKKTTKEELREIKELINKLEEESK, encoded by the coding sequence ATGAGCGGAAATCAAAATATTAAACCAACCGTTGCCGAATTAGAAATTCTTCAAATTCTCTGGGAAAAAGGCGAAGTGACTGTTAAAGAAGTGAATGAAGAGATAAATAAGAGAAAAGAGACAGGTTATACAACAACTCTTAAAACTATGCAGATCATGTTTGAAAAAGGTTTGGTTGAACGAAAGAAAGACGGAAGAAGTCACAGTTATTCTGCTGCGATTAAAAAAGAAAAAACACAACAAGTATTGCTCGATAAAATTTTAGAAACTGCTTTCGGCGGATCGGCAAGTAAACTTGTCATGCAGGCTTTGGGAAATAAAAAAACAACAAAAGAAGAACTTCGGGAAATAAAAGAATTGATCAATAAGCTTGAAGAGGAATCAAAATGA
- a CDS encoding type II toxin-antitoxin system RelE/ParE family toxin, producing MKADYKIEIKKSAVKEIKSLPDKYLKKVLDKISSLSKTPRPKDCKKLTGKSDYRVRVAVNRIIYKIEDEKLIILVVKVAHRKNVY from the coding sequence ATGAAGGCAGATTATAAAATTGAGATAAAGAAAAGCGCTGTAAAAGAAATCAAATCACTTCCCGACAAATATCTCAAAAAAGTGCTCGATAAGATTTCATCTCTTTCTAAAACACCTCGTCCTAAAGATTGCAAAAAATTAACAGGTAAAAGTGATTATCGCGTTAGAGTCGCAGTCAACAGAATTATATATAAAATTGAAGACGAGAAATTGATAATACTCGTTGTTAAAGTTGCTCATAGAAAAAATGTTTATTAG